In Zingiber officinale cultivar Zhangliang chromosome 3B, Zo_v1.1, whole genome shotgun sequence, a single window of DNA contains:
- the LOC122056524 gene encoding uncharacterized protein LOC122056524 → MEEPKLPPPAASGTPSVVSPAGDVTMPRGKKRKLDVDEFRNSDYYKLRLMVKDLRPLFLEVLRTPNFQTSKAACEIQNQMKTMLVLIKKLRGDVDSSENCKSPSQAESSFRVKEEESLEMHVEDEKIEHETGHDPTIPVKASQPEKNTTVSDSNQEKTHAEWIAEVREKVKQFDVASLGSYVIGGSKIGWNFLVYLGSEPVYYGVTKESFLARRSAK, encoded by the exons ATGGAGGAGCCGAAGCTGCCTCCCCCGGCAGCTTCCGGCACCCCTTCAGTCGTAAGCCCTGCGGGCGATGTGACCATGCCCAGGGGAAAGAAGAGGAAGCTGGACGTCGATGAGTTCCGTAACTCCGATTACTACAAGCTTCGACTCATGGTCAAGGACCTGCGCCCGCTGTTTCTCGAG GTTCTTCGCACACCAAACTTCCAGACCAGCAAAGCAGCATGTGAGATTCAAAATC AAATGAAGACAATGCTAGTATTGATCAAGAAATTGAGAGGTGATGTGGACTCTTCTGAGAACTGTAAAAGTCCATCCCAGGCAGAATCCTCATTTAGAGTTAAGGAAGAAGAATCATTAGAAATGCATGTAGAAGATGAAAAAATTGAACATGAAACTGGACACGACCCAACAATTCCAGTGAAAGCATCACAACCTGAGAAGAACACAACTGTCTCAGACAGTAATCAGGAGAAAACACATGCAGAATGGATTGCTGAGGTACGGGAAAAGGTCAAACAATTTGATGTAGCATCTCTAGGAAGCTATGTCATCGGTGGATCCAAAATCGGATGGAATTTTCTTGTTTATCTAGGGAGTGAGCCAGTTTATTATGGGGTAACAAAAGAAAGTTTCCTTGCGCGCAGATCGGCAAAGTGA